A segment of the Anaerolineae bacterium genome:
TCCGGTACCCTCCTGTTCGTCCGGGTCCGATCGGAGCGGGCGCCGAATCTGACTGAAGTCGGCAGCGGGGTAGGAGAGGCGGACAGTGACGTCCCCAGCACTCGTGGGTACGGCGATCTCGGCCACCGAGGGGCCCAGCTCGGCGGGAGCGCCGGTCGCAAGATACTCCGCGACGAAGGCGGGAATGGCGAGCAGCGCCGCCTCGTACCAGCGCAGCATGGCCGCATCAGGACGGGCGACCGAACGCCGCCGGAAGACCATAGGTGTAGGGTAGAGGCCTGGCTCGGGCAGTTCCCAGCCGTAGCGATCGACAGCGTCAAGATCGCTGAAGGAGACGTAGGGCGGCTCATTGAAAAACAGGACGTGCCGACCCCCCGATGAGGGGGCGCTCATGGGCGCGCGGAGGAAGCGCTCGAGCTCCTCATGGTCGCGAAAGAGGGAGAGGCCATACTCCTGGCCGGCCTGGCCCATCACGATGACGAGCCATTGCTTCCTGCCCGGAAGTACCTGGACGCTGAGCACGTCCTCGTTGCCGAGTCGGACCCAGGGCTGGGCCCGGTAGAAGGCAGCCGCGGCGCGGAAGAACCCGGCCGCCTGCTCCGGTGTGATGTCGCCCTTGTCGAGTAGGCCGCGCAGCTCGGGCTCGGAGGTGGCTGTAAGCACGCTCTGCAGCTCTTCCAGGGCTTCTTCTGCCTCTGGGGGCAGGGCCAGGTAGCGTGCCTTCACCCCGGCAGGTGCCAGCAGAGGGGCCATGGCCTGAGCCAAGGCTTCCTCTTCGAAGGCAACCACACCGGGACGGTGAGGCTGGAGGCCGGGCACTGGCAGCGGGCGGCGCATAGCGCCGAACAGCATCTGCTGCAGCTCCTCCGGCGACGGCGCAGCCGTCAGAATCTGAGTGGCGATGATGAGACCAAAGCCAAGCTGGACCGTGAGGAGCACGAAGGGGCGGAAGAGCTCGTCGCCGCCTTCCTCGACAGCTACCCAGGTGTTCACTGGGCGTATGACCGAGTACCAGGTGTCGGCCATGATGGGAAGGGACCGTGGTGGCTTCGCTTTGGGTGCCATCTATGCCCTCGCGGGGAGTGGTGTCTCCGCAGTCAGCATACACGAAGCGCGAGAAGCGGTCCATGCGCCCGAAGATGGGCCGCGAGTCAGCTCTTGGGCTGAAATCAGACGAGCAGTTGAGAGCACAGATGCAGGGTGCCTGAGGGACGGTCAGGCGCCCCCGATGCCAAAGCTACAGGTCCTCAAGTTCACCGGCGGTCTGGGCTCCGGACATGGAGCAGTGCGGCCAGAGCAAGCCCTCCGCGAACCCGTACGTGACGGACCTCTCCGGTTCGGTGGCCACACCGCCGAACAGCAAGCGGGTGTCGCTCTCTACCCCTTCACCCCGCTCACCACCACGCCCTGGATGAAGTAGCGCTGGGCCATGAAGAAGAGGGCCAGCACGGGCATCATCACGATGAGCGAGGCTGCCATGAGCAGGTGCCAGCGCTGCACCCCGTAGCCGCCGTAGCCCTGGATGATGCGCAGGCCCAGGCTGAGGGTGTAGTTGTGGGTGCTGTTGAGGTAGATCAGGGGGCCCATGAAGTCATTCCAGTGGCCCAGGAAGGAGAAGATGCCGGCGGTGATAAGGACGGGGCGGGACATGGGAATGATGATGCGGCTGTAGATGCCGGCGGTGCTACAGCCATCTATCTTGGCGGCGTCGTCCATTTCCAGGGGGATGGTCATCATGAACTGGCGGAAGAGGAAGACGGTGAAGGCACCACCGCCGAAGAAAGCCGGGACGGTCAGCGGTAACAGGGTGTCCACCCAGCCCAGCTGCTTGAACAGGATGAATACCGGTATAAGCGTAACCTGGCTGGGAAGCATCATGGTGGCCAGCACCACTATGAAAAGGACGTCTCGGCCCCACCAGCGCAGGCGGGCGAAGCTGTAGGCCACCATGCTGGCGGACAGCAACTGCCCGAACATGGACACGAAAGTTATGATGACGGTGTTCTTGAAGAAGGTGCCAAAAGGCGCATAGGGCAGGGTGACGGCGTCGTAGTAGTTGCGCCAAACGAACGGATCGGGGATCCACTCTGGCGGGAACTTGAGCACATCGCCGGGCTCCTTCAGCGATGTAGAAACCATCCACACGAAGGGGATCATGAGAAAGCAGGCTCCGATCAGGAGCAGGGCATAGGTGACTGCACGGGAGATGCTTGTGCGCAGTCTCTTGCTCGCGAACACCGAAGCGGTCATCAGCCGTCGCCCCCTGCCTAGCCGCGGCGTAACTCACCCTCATAGTACACCCAGGCGGAGGATGACCGGATGACTAGGAGGGTGAGGAAGAGGATGTAGAAGAACAGCACCCAGGCCAACGCGGCGGCATATCCCATCTTCAACCACTGGAAGGCGTTGTTATAGAGGTGCAGCATGTAGAAGTAGGTCGCCTCGCGCGGGCCGCCGCCCGTCATGATGAAAGCCTGGGTGAAAGTCTGCAGGGCGCCGATGATGCCCATCACCAGGTTGAAGAAGATCACCGGCGAGACCATAGGTACCGTGACCGTCCAGAACCGGCGCCAGGCGCCTGCGCCGTCTATCTCTGCCGCTTCGTAGAGGTGGGTGGGCACGCTCTGCAGCCCGGCCAGGTTGATGATCATCCCGCCGCCTACCCCCCACATGCTCATGATGATAAGGGCCGGCAGAGCCCAGCCCGGGTCGAGCAGCCAGCGCGGTCCTTTGACGCCCACAAGTGATAGAAGCCAGTTAGCCAGCCCGAAGTCGGTGTTGAAGATCCACTGCCAGAGCAGGGCCACCGCCACGCCCGAGACCACGGCGGGCAGGTAGTAGACGGTGCGCCAGACTGCCACGCCCTTGATGGGCTGGTTGAGCAGGATGGCTAGGAAGAATCCCAAAGTAAGGTTGAGCGGTATGGCTACGACGGCATAGATCGTGGTGACCTTGAGGGCCTGGAAGATGGACTTGTCGCCGCTGATCATGGTGCGGTAGTTCTCCAGCCCGACCCACTTCGGTGGACTGATCACGGGAAAGTCGGTGAAGCTGAAGTACACCGACGCCAGCATCGGGCCCAGGGTGAAGATGAGGAATCCCAACACCCAAGGCGCGGCCCACAGCCAGCCGGTCAAGTTCTCCTTGGCGCGGGCGCTCAGTAGCCCGCGGGCAGCCCCTACCCTACCGGCGGCAACCGCTTGGCTCATATCTCTCCCCCAGGTCTAGTGCACTCCGGGCTCCATGGCGCATCTAGAGGCTCCGGTCCCCGTGCCGTCCTCGGGGACCGGAGCCCCAGATATCCCTCAGCGGGACAGGGGCGCTAGCTGAACAGTTCGTTGACCGCGGCCGCCATGGACGTTAGGCCCTCCTCTACGCCCACACGTCCCTCAAAGATCTCCGTCTGCCACTCGCCTGTGGGCTTCATCATCTCGCCCCAAGTGACCGTCTTGTGGGTGGGCAGCGGGGTGGTCCACTGCTGCACCTTGAAGGCCGCCTGCCGGTTCGACGGGCCGAGCGCGGGATCGTAGTACAGCTCGGCAGAGTCATTGCGAATGGGGGCGAGCACGTTGGCTTTGGCCAAGATGTCTTGCGATTCCTTGGTCAGATAGTGGGTCATCAAGGCCCAGGTCTGCTCTCTGGCCTTGCTGTCCTTGTTGATGACCAAGCCGACCACGTTGGTTGTGCCACCATTCCCGCCCGTCGTGGGCGACTTGGGGAGAATGGCGATGTTATAGGTGAAGTCGGTGAGTTGCTCGTTAAGGGTCTTCATCACCCAGCTTCCACCTGGCAGTGTGGCCAGTTTGCCGGTCATGAACATGGAGCGGGTGCCTTCGGCCTGTAGGGCCTCAGGACTAGGCGAGACCTTGTCCACCAGGCGCATGTCGGTGAGGAACTGCCACGCCTCGACCGATGCCGGCTCGTCAATGATGCACTTGGTGGAGTCGGAGTTGAGGAAATCGCCTCCGTTGCCACGCACGAAGTTGAGCCAACCGGTCTCGATCCCTTCAGTGCTCTGGCCGCCCCACATGGTCACGGTGTCGCCGTCACGCTGGGTGAGGGCGTTGGCGTACTCGCGCCATTGGTTCCAGTCGAAGTCGTCTTCGATTTCCGCGATGGGAGTGAGGCCCTGCTCCTTGATGTAGTCCTCGTTGTAGTAGAGGACGACGGTGGTATACATGTAGGGCAGACCGTAGTTCTTGCCCTCAAACTTGTAGAAATCAATGGCGGCCTGCCAGGAGTTGGCCAGATTGTCCTGCATTTCGGGGTCGGCCGCGACCATCGGGTCCAGATCCACCAGAATCCCCTTGCTGGCCCACGACCAGTAGTTCACGTTGTTCATGAAGTACATATCCGGACCGGCACCACCCGCCAGTGCGGTCTGCAGCTTGGTCCAGTAGTCGGCAGGAGCCTCGTTGACCACCTTGATGCCAGGGTTGGCCTCGCTGAAACTGGCGGCCATCTGGTTGAGCGACTCGATCGGATCCGGCCACCAGACCCACACCGCCAGCTCGGCCGGTGCCAGGCCGGCCGAAGGCGGCGCGGCCTCCCCCTCACTTACGGTAGTTGGCTGGGCCGCCGGTCCTGCCGGGGCAGGGGTAGCGCCACAGGCTGCCAGTGCGCCCGCGCCCAGCCCTCCCAGAGCCACGGCGCCGGCGCCTCTCAGAAACGTGCGACGACTCACTGAAGCACCCATCGCTTTCCTCCCTCTCTCTGACTGAAGAGCAGTCCGCTGCAGGCGCGCCTGTGGGAGTGGCTGCCCGCCGCTCCCGCGGCGCATGGCGATAGAGCCGAAGTCCGGCGGGCTAGAACCTGCCGGCGGCATAGGCCTCCTCGTACATGGCTACGATCCGCTCCGGCGGGGTAATGGGCTGGATGTTGTGGCAGGGACCCAGGATGAATCCACCTCCTTCCCCTAGGATGCGGATGTTGTCCCGCACTTCCTGTCGTACTTCCTCCTCGCTGCCGAAGGCGAGGGTGTACTGGTTGTCCATGGCTCCGTGGAAGGCGATCCGATCGCCGAAATCGCGCTTCAGTCCCTCCCGCTCCATGCCCTGGCAACGCCATTGCACCGGATCGAGGACATCCATGCCCAGTTCGATAAGCTCGGGGATGATGGCACGGACGGCGCCGTCGCTGTGGGTCATCACGTATGCGCCCGCTTCGTGCGCCAGGTCCATCATGCGCCTCATGTGGGGGAAGAAGAACTCCCGTATCTGAGCCGGGGAGAAGAGCAGGCTCTCCTGGGTGCCCATGTCC
Coding sequences within it:
- a CDS encoding tetratricopeptide repeat protein → MAPKAKPPRSLPIMADTWYSVIRPVNTWVAVEEGGDELFRPFVLLTVQLGFGLIIATQILTAAPSPEELQQMLFGAMRRPLPVPGLQPHRPGVVAFEEEALAQAMAPLLAPAGVKARYLALPPEAEEALEELQSVLTATSEPELRGLLDKGDITPEQAAGFFRAAAAFYRAQPWVRLGNEDVLSVQVLPGRKQWLVIVMGQAGQEYGLSLFRDHEELERFLRAPMSAPSSGGRHVLFFNEPPYVSFSDLDAVDRYGWELPEPGLYPTPMVFRRRSVARPDAAMLRWYEAALLAIPAFVAEYLATGAPAELGPSVAEIAVPTSAGDVTVRLSYPAADFSQIRRPLRSDPDEQEGTGALAFDRRAIEGHLAQAVADLGAGSLIGEAVAKAQELIYRAWEEQDPERRVALARQALELSPDCADAYVILAENTAETADEAMAMYEAGVAAGRRALGEAFFRDPENLGHFWGILETRPFMRALAGLAGVQEYLGRSDEAIANYRELLRLNPGDNQGIRYLLLPLLLNLGRDDEAQALLNQYTDDWSAEWSYGAALLAFRRGPSPKADRLLRAALRMNPHVPAYLTGRKRIPPHLPAGYTPGEESEAVLYAADSLNLWRKTPGAVEWLRARTGGKRPPAGRS
- a CDS encoding sugar ABC transporter substrate-binding protein produces the protein MGASVSRRTFLRGAGAVALGGLGAGALAACGATPAPAGPAAQPTTVSEGEAAPPSAGLAPAELAVWVWWPDPIESLNQMAASFSEANPGIKVVNEAPADYWTKLQTALAGGAGPDMYFMNNVNYWSWASKGILVDLDPMVAADPEMQDNLANSWQAAIDFYKFEGKNYGLPYMYTTVVLYYNEDYIKEQGLTPIAEIEDDFDWNQWREYANALTQRDGDTVTMWGGQSTEGIETGWLNFVRGNGGDFLNSDSTKCIIDEPASVEAWQFLTDMRLVDKVSPSPEALQAEGTRSMFMTGKLATLPGGSWVMKTLNEQLTDFTYNIAILPKSPTTGGNGGTTNVVGLVINKDSKAREQTWALMTHYLTKESQDILAKANVLAPIRNDSAELYYDPALGPSNRQAAFKVQQWTTPLPTHKTVTWGEMMKPTGEWQTEIFEGRVGVEEGLTSMAAAVNELFS
- a CDS encoding carbohydrate ABC transporter permease, producing MTASVFASKRLRTSISRAVTYALLLIGACFLMIPFVWMVSTSLKEPGDVLKFPPEWIPDPFVWRNYYDAVTLPYAPFGTFFKNTVIITFVSMFGQLLSASMVAYSFARLRWWGRDVLFIVVLATMMLPSQVTLIPVFILFKQLGWVDTLLPLTVPAFFGGGAFTVFLFRQFMMTIPLEMDDAAKIDGCSTAGIYSRIIIPMSRPVLITAGIFSFLGHWNDFMGPLIYLNSTHNYTLSLGLRIIQGYGGYGVQRWHLLMAASLIVMMPVLALFFMAQRYFIQGVVVSGVKG
- a CDS encoding sugar ABC transporter permease encodes the protein MSQAVAAGRVGAARGLLSARAKENLTGWLWAAPWVLGFLIFTLGPMLASVYFSFTDFPVISPPKWVGLENYRTMISGDKSIFQALKVTTIYAVVAIPLNLTLGFFLAILLNQPIKGVAVWRTVYYLPAVVSGVAVALLWQWIFNTDFGLANWLLSLVGVKGPRWLLDPGWALPALIIMSMWGVGGGMIINLAGLQSVPTHLYEAAEIDGAGAWRRFWTVTVPMVSPVIFFNLVMGIIGALQTFTQAFIMTGGGPREATYFYMLHLYNNAFQWLKMGYAAALAWVLFFYILFLTLLVIRSSSAWVYYEGELRRG